CGGGGGAACCCTGATCGCCTCCGACAAGGCCCTCTCGGACCAGGCCGCCAAGGACTTCATGGACGAGATCGCCGCCTCCGGGGCAGTCGACGCCGTCGAACCCGACGCCCGCATGACCGCGGTGCTCTCGCCGAACGACCCGCGCTACAGCGAGCAGTGGGACTTCACCGCCGCGAACGGCATGCGCATCCCCGGCGCGTGGGACGTCTCCACCGGCTCCGGCTCCACGGTCGCCGTGATCGACACCGGCATCACGGCCCACCCCGATCTGGACGCCAATGTGCTCCCCGGCTACGACTTCGTCTCGGATGCCACCGCTGCCCGTGACGGGAACGGCCGGGACGCCAACGCCCAGGACCAGGGTGACTGGTACGCCGCCGGCGAATGCGGCCAGACCGCGGCCTCCAACTCCTCCTGGCACGGCACCCACGTGGCCGGAACGATCGCCGCGGTGACCGGCAACGCCACCGGTGTGGCCGGCGTCGCCCCGAACGCCAAGATCCTCCCGGTCCGGGTCCTGGCCAAGTGCGGCGGCTCGCTCTCCGACATTGCCGACGCCATCATCTGGGCCTCCGGCGGCACCGTCTCCGGCGTCCCCGCCAACGCCAACCCCGCCAAGGTCATCAACATGAGCCTGGGCGGCTCCGGCGCCTGCGGCACCACCTACCAGGCCGCCATCGACGCCGCAGTGTCCCGGGGCACCACCGTGGTGGTGGCGGCGGGCAACAGCAACCAGGATGCCTCCGGTTTTCGACCCGCCAACTGCAACTCGGTGGTGACCGTAGCCGCCAGCAACCCGAGCGGCACCCTCTCCTACTACTCCAACTACGGGGCGACCGTGGACCTCACGGCTCCGGGCGGGGACACCAGCGTCAGCGGCGGCGGCATCCTCTCGACCATCAACACCGGAACCACGACGCCGGGCGGCGCCGGCTACGCCAGCTACCAGGGCACCTCAATGGCGACCCCGCACGTGGCCGGCCTGGTGGCCCTGATGAAGGCCAAGTCCCCCGCCCTCACCCCGGCCCAGGTCGAATCCACGCTCCGCCAGGGCACCCGGGCCATGCCGGGCGGCTGCACCAAGGGCTGCGGCGCCGGGCTCTCCGATGCCACGGCCACGATGGGCCTGCTCGGCGGAACGACGCCGCCGCCGTCGGGCAACCTGCTGCTGAACCCCGGCTTCGAGAGCGGCTCGGCATCGTGGACCTCCGACCACGCGGACACCTTTGAAACCGGAACCGACGCCCGGACCGGCAGCGGCTTCGCCGGCCTGAACGGCTGGGGCCAGGCGACGTCGTACACGCTCGACCAGACCATCTCCGTCCCGTCCGCCGTCGCCGGTTCCTCCCTGTCCTTCTACCTCAAGACGCTGACCGACGAGACCACCACGGCGACGGCCTACGACACCCTGAAGGTCCAGGCCATCAGCGGCGGCGTCACCACGACCCTGGCCACCTACTCGAACCTGAACAAGTCCACCGGCTACGTGCTGAAAACCCTGGACCTGTCCTCGTTCAAGGGCAAGACCGTCACGCTGCGCTTCCTCGGCGTGGAGGACTCCTCGCTCAAGACGTACTTCTTCGTGGACGACACCTCTGTGACGACCTCGTAGCACGCGCCGCACACAACGAATGGGCATGCCCTCGCTCCCCGGGAGGGCATGCCCATTCTTTGCGGTTCCCGCGGCAGGTACGCTGGCGGCATGGGTAAAGGGTGGATCTTCGATGGCCATATTGCAGGCCTGGGAACGGAATCCGGCCTGCGCGCGGTGGTGGGCCTCTGGCAGCGGTCCCCCTTCGGATCCTTCGCTGACGCCATGGTGGAGCTTCCCTCGGGCCACAGGATTCTCTTGGCTCCGACCGCCGAGACCCGTGACTTCATCGCCTCGGTCTACAACTTTGACGAGAGCCTCGTGGTGGATGTGGCGGCGTCGTATCAGGGAGGGCAGCTCACCGTCGACGCCGGTCCCCTCAGCGTGCGGGCCGCCGTCGGAGTTCGCACCCGGCTTGGCGGCGTCGTGCGCCTGGTCCCCCGCGCGGTGGCGGTGCACCCGCTGTGGTTGCGGGCCGTCAGTCCGCTGGCTGCCAGAATCAGCCCCGGAGCCCGCACCGCGGGTGCCGCCAAGGGCGGACGGACGGAGTACTACGGCGTGACGGATCTGCACCACATCGGGGCGGCCCGCGTGAGCTGGGACGGCGCCGACGCCGGGTCACTTGCCGCCGTCCGGCCCGCGGTCACCTTCGGTTTCAGCAGCGTTCCCGCCGCCCCCAGCCTGGCGCGGGTGCGGACCACTGTGACGGCGACCTAGCCCGCGGACACAGCCGCAGGCTTCACCGCGGGGCCCCTCAGACCCCTTCAGCCTCGTCCACGGCCAGCTGGGATTCGAACATCCGGAAGTAGCGGCCGCGCAGGGCCACGAGTTCTTTGTGCGTGCCCTCCTCCACGATCCGGCCGTCCTCCAGCATGTAGACGATGTCCGCCTTCTCGATCGTCGCGAGCCGGTGGCTGATGGCGATGATGGTGCTGCTGCGGTCGGCGAAGAGCCGGGTGAAGATCCGGTGCTCGGCGAGCGCGTCGATCGCCGAAGTCGGCTCGTCCATCACCATAAAGGATGCGTCGCGGTAGAAGTTCCGGGCCATGGCCAGGCGCTGCCACTGGCCGCCGGAGAGGCCGCTGCCCTTGCGTCCGCGCGGATCCTCCATCCAGTTGCTGACGTGGTTGTCCAGCCCGTTGGGCAGTTTGTTGATGAAGTCAAGAGCCTCGGCGTCGGCGGCGGCGCGCCGGATCCGCGCGTCGTCCCGGGGCGCGTCGACGTCGCCGAAGAAGATGTTCTCCGCCGCGGTGGCGAACTCGTATTTCAGGAATTCCTGGCTGAGGACCGCGAGGTGGCGGTGCCAGGACTTCACGTCGACGGCGGCGAGGTCGACGCCGTCGAGCAGCACCTGCCCCGAGTCGGGCCGGTACAGCCCGGCAAGGATCCGGATCAGGGTGGACTTGCCGGCCCCGTTCTCCCCCACCACGGCGATGCGCTGGCCCTGCCGGATGGTCAGCGAGACGCCCTTGATGACCTCCAGTTCGCTGCCGGTGTAGGTGAAGCGGATGTCACGCAGTTCCACGGTCCGCGGCGCCTCGAGCAGGGGCGGGGCGTGCTCGGAGTGCACCGGCAGCGCCATAAAGAGCTCGTAGTCCTTGAGGTTCGCGAGGTCCTCGTCGATCGAACTGAGCGAGGAGACCAGGCTGTTGGCGGTGGACAGGGCGCGGCTGACGATCTGCTGGACGTAGAGGAACTGCCCCACCGGCTGCGCCCGGGCGATGATCTGCCCTACCACCCAGATCAGCGAGACCACCTCGGCGCCATACTGCAGGGCGTCGGCGGCGAGCTGTTTGGGGATGTAGCGTTTCTGGAAGTCCAGCCGCCGCTTCTCGTCCGCGTCACGCAGCCGGGAACGCAGCCCCATCAGGTAGCCGACGATCCCGTAGAGCCGCATCTCGGCGATGTGCTGCGGGCGCAGCAGGTTGGTTTCGATCATCCTGCGTTGCCGGCGCGAATCGACCTGGGTGTTCCAGTGCGCAATCTGTTCGCGGGAGAGTTTGAACTGCAAGTAGACGCTGGGGACGATCGCGACCAGCACGATCACGGCGATCCACCAGCTGACCAGCAGCAGCGCGCCGATCGCCAGGATCACCGAGACCAGCTGGGTGAAGATGGCGGCGATCCGGTCCAGGACACGGGCGTAGGAATCGGAGAAGCGCTTGGCCCGGTCGTAGAGATCCACCGTCTCTTTGTCGTCGTAGCGCCAGAAGTCGAGGGCGAGGAACCGCTCGTACATCAGGTCCCCGACGATCGCGCCGACCCGGAAGCTCATGAGCTGCTGGATGTAGCGGTCCACGCTGCTGAACGCTCCCCAGAAGAGGCCGAGCGCCGCGGTGATGATGACGTAGACGATCGCCTGCCGCCCGGCCTCGGCGTTACCGGCGTAGGCGGCCGCGAGGGCCGTCGTGGTCAGTGCGGCGAAGTAGGTGGTGACGAGCGGCAGCAGCGCCGAAATCAGCGAGCCAACGATTTTCATCACGACGGCGGCCGGCGAGGCACGGAAGCTGACCCGCAGCACTTGCGCCACGGCCCGCGCATAGGGCCGCAGCGCCAGCTTGCGCTTGGGTTCGCGCGCTGGCAGGAGTTCGGACATGCCTCCAGCCTAGTTGCGGGCCGCGGCGCCGGAACGCGAAAGGGCCACGGGACGAATCCCGGGGCCCCTTCGCTTTGGCGGGGTGGGGCCACGCCCGCCGGGTTCCCTGACCGAGCTTGCGAGGTTAGGGGGCGGGGTGGGGACTAGCGCGAACCGTAGTTCGGTGCCTCCACCGTCATCTGGATGTCGTGCGGGTGTGATTCCTTCAGCCCGGCCGGGGTGATCCGGACGAACTTGCCGCGGGCTTTGAGCTCGGTGACGGTCGGCGCGCCGGTGTAGAACATGGTCTGGCGGAGGCCGCCGACCAGCTGGTAGGCCACCGAGGACAGCGGGCCGCGGTAGGCCACGCGCCCTTCGATGCCTTCCGGGATGAGCTTGTCGTCGCCCGAGACGTCGGCCTGGAAGTAGCGGTCCTTGGAGTAGGAGGTGTTCTTGCCGCGGGTCTGCATGGCCCCGAGCGAGCCCATCCCTCGGTAACTCTTGAACTGCTTGCCGTTGACGAAAATCAGGTCCCCCGGGGACTCGTCACAGCCGGCCAGCAGCGAGCCGAGCATGACGGTGTCGGCCCCGGCCACGAGGGCCTTGCCGATGTCGCCGGAGTACTGCAGTCCGCCGTCGGCGATCAGCGGCACGCCGGCCGGGATGGCCGCCTTCGCGGACTCGTAGATGGCGGTGATCTGCGGGACGCCGACGCCGGCCACCACGCGGGTGGTGCAGATGGACCCCGGTCCGACGCCCACCTTGATGCCGTCTGCGCCCGCGTCGATCAGGGCCTGGGCACCCTCGCGGGTGGCGGCCTGGCCGCCGATGATGTCCACGTGTGCGGCGACCGGATCGGACTTCAGCCGGCGGATCATGTCCAGCACGCCCTGCGAGTGGCCGTTGGCGGTGTCGACGAAGAGGGCGTCGACGCCGGCGTCGATCAGGGCCATGGCCCGCTCCCAGCCGTCACCGAAGAAGCCGATGGCCGCACCCACGCGCAGCCGGCCCTCCTCGTCCTTCGTGGCCAGCGGGTACTGCTCGGCCTTGGTGAAGTCCTTTGTGGTGATGAGGCCCTTGAGCCGGCCCTGTTCGTCGACCAGCGGGAGCTTCTCGATCTTGTTGGTGGCCAGCTTGTGCGAGGCTTCTTCGCGGCTGATGCCGACGTGGCCGGTGACCAGCGGCATCTTGGTCATGACGTCGCTGACCAGCCGGATCGGGAAGTCGGATTCCGGCACAAAACGGGTGTCGCGGTTGGTGACGATGCCGAGCAGCCGCATGCCCTCATCCACGACCGGCAGGCCGGAGACCCGGTAGTGCGAGCAGATCTCGTCCAGCTCGGCGAGGGTGGCCTCGGGGCCGATGGTGAGCGGGTTGGTGATCATGCCGGACTCGCTGCGCTTGACCCGGTCAACCTGGTCGGCCTGGTCGGCGATCGACAGGTTGCGGTGCACAACGCCGAGGCCGCCCTGGCGGGCCATGGCGATGGCCATCCGGGACTCGGTGACCGTGTCCATCGCGGCGGACAGCAGCGGGGTGTTCACGGTGATGCGCTTGGAGATCCGCGAGGAGGTGTCAGCTTCTGAAGGGATGACGTTGGTGTGTCCCGGCAGCAGCAGAACGTCGTCGTAGGTCAGGCCGACGATGCCAAAAGGGTCGTGTTCGGGCTGGGTCATGAGTGCGCCTCTTACCTTGGGTTTCTGGGTTCACGGGTAGGGGTTGCAGCAGATGACCAGCCCGTCATTACGGGCGTGGCCTGTGCAGAAGTGTTGTGTAAATACTAGAACCTTGGCGGCGATCCCCATATTCCGGGCCGCCAATGTGAGCAACGGCATCCCGCGGGCGGCGACGCACGCGTCACTTCCAGCCGGTGGCGGCGAGCAACCGCTGCTCGAACATCGGGATCATGCTTTGCACGTACGTCTTGGTGAGGTGGTTGTCGTCCTTGTAGACGTAGACATTCCCGACGACGGCGGGGCAGGTACCGTTGGCGCAGATGAAGTCGCTCATGTCCATCAGGTGCAGCCCTGCGACCTTGCCCCGGTAGGCGTCCAGCGGCGAGGAGGCGGCCAGCGATTCCTGCAGCGGAACGTTGCAGGCCGCGGCATCGGCGCCCTTCTTCTGCACGCACTCGGGCATGTTCATGGTGAACCGGGGGTTGTCGCGCACGCCCACCACCTCCATCCCGGCGTCGGTGAACGGCCGGATGCCCTCAAGGTACTGCGGGACCTCGGTCTCGTACGGGGCGTCCTTGTGCGTGAGCGAGGCGACCGTGAAGACGGCGTCCGGCTTGTGTTCCAGGACGTACCGGGTGCTGGCCCTATTGAAAGCGTTGCAGTCAGCGTCCCGCTCGGGCGATTCCCCGCCGAAGCGGCAGTTGCCCTTGAGCAGGGTGACGACTTCCCAGCCGTGGCTCTTGGCGATGGGGCCCAGCGCGGCCATGTACTGCTGGGCGTGCGAATCGCCGAGCACGACGATCCGCTTGGTCACCTGGTCCGGCTTGCTGTTCTGCAGGCAGCCTGAGAGCAGCGGGTCGCTCGTCATGTTGGCGTCGGTGCAGAGCCCGTCGATATCGGCCCACTCGTTCTTCATGGCGGCCGGGCCGGGAATGATTTTGGCGGCCGGTGTCGGCTTGCCGGCGTTCTCCGGCGCCAGCGCGGCGGCGCCGGGGGTCAAGTCCCGGGGCTGGGCAGCCGCGGCGGCCTCGTCGGCCATCATCTGGCTCTGCCAGACGGTCACCGGGCCGGCCAGCAGGGCGCCGCAGGCGGCGATCACGACGGCGGTGCGCCAGGCCCGGCGCTGAGGCCAGTGCCAATCGCGCAGCGGCTTCTCGACAAAGCGGGTGGTGAGGACGGCCAGCACCACGGAGGCTGCGACAATCGCGAGGCCCTGCATCAGGTCCGGCGCGCTGAGGCCCATCCCGGCCAGCGTCAGCACCAGCAGCGGCCAGTGCCAGAGGTACAGGGCGTAGGAGTTGTCGCCGAGGGCAACCAGCGGACGCCAGGTCAGGAGGCGGTCGACGCCGAAGCGGCTGCCGCTCTGTCCGGCCACGATGATGGCTGCGGCGGCCAGCGTCGGCCACAGCGCGATGAAGCCGGGGAAGGACCGGTCCACGGTCAGCAGCAGCCCGCAGGAGAGCATTGCGGCCAGGCCCGCCCAGCCCAGGATCACGCGCAGCGCCTTGCCCGGTTTCAGGTGCGGCAGCGCCAGGGCCAGCAGCGAGCCGAGGGCGAACTCCCAGAGCCGGGTGCGGGTGTCGAAGTAGGCATAGGCCTGGTTGCTGGCGGTCTGGTCGATCGAGTAGGCCAGCGAGGCGGCGAAGATGGCCCCGAACGCCAGGGCAAGGATCAGCCGGTAGTTCCCCACCCGCCCGCTGAGGTTCGTCCAGCGGCGCAGCGCCCGCTCCAGAACGCGGTGCAGCACGGCGGCCCCGGCGAAGACCAGCGGCCAGAGCAGGAAGACCTGGCCCTGGATGGACAGGGACCAGAAGTGCTGCAGCGGGCTGGCACCGGAGTGGTCCTGGGCGTAGTAGTCGACGGCGGTGTCGGCAAGCAGCCAGTTCTGCCGGTACAGCAGGGATGCCCAGGCCTGGTCGAGGATATCGGGCCAGCGGCTTGCCGGCAGGATGGTCCGGGTGCCGATCAATACCCCGAGCACCACCACAACGACGGCGGGCAGCAGCCGCTTGAGCAGGTGCAGCCAGTGGCTCAGGAGGCGCAGCGGCTTCCCGCTTTCCACCTTCCGGGCGAAGCTCAGGGTCATCAGGAAGGCCGAGATCAGCAGGAAGATGTCCACCCCGCCGGAGACCCGGCCCAGCCACACGTGGTAGGTCACCACCATCAGGACGGCGAGCGCACGCAGGCCCTGCACCTCGGGCCGGTAGCCCGATTTGCGGCGCGCCGGCGACCCCGCGGGCGCGGGCGCGGGGCTGGCTGCGGCTCGCTCGTTCGACACTTCTGACCCCTCAGGCGCGGTTCCAAAAACATCAATGTTACCGAACCGTAATTTCCTGCGCCAATCGCCGGGAGGTCCGGTACGGGCGCCGCGGCGCGGCAGGACCTAGTCTGTAACGAGTCGAAGGAGGCCGCGGGTGATTGTGCAGTTACGGATATGTGTGCCGGAGCGTCTTTCCGGTGCCGTGGTGGACTGCTGTTCGGAGGGGCTCGGTGTGGCGGAGGTGGCGCTGCACCCGGGCGCTTCGGTGCTGCCGCCGGGAGACGTCATCCTGGTCTTTATCGCGCGCGAATCCGTCGAGGCGCTGATCGAGCGGCTGCACGCCCTGAACGTCAAAGAGGTCGGCTCAATCTCGGTGACGACTCCCGAGTTGTTGCTCTCCGACCGCGCGGACGAGGCGGTGGCGGCGGCCCCCGGCGAGGGCGCGGACGCCATGATCTGGGATGAGGTGTCCCGGCAGACCGGAGAGGACTCCAGGCTGACATGGAGCTATCTGGCATTCCTCGTCCTGGCCACCCAGCTTGCCGCGATCGGGATCGTCACCGACTCGACCATCGCCATCGTGGGCGCCATGGCCGTAGGTCCCGAGTTCGGGCCGCTCGCCGCGCTGGCCGTGGCGCTGGTGCGTCGCCAGTGGCGGCTCGGACGCGGGGCGGCGCTGGCGCTCGGGGTCGGATTCCCGGTTGCCATGCTGGCTGCGGCCCTTACGGCCTGGCTCTCCGTCCCGCTGGGGCTCTTTCCCGCCGACGCGCTGGACCGCGGCTCGGCGGTGGAGTTCATCTACCACCCGGGGCCGTATTCCCTGATTGTGGCCCTGCTGGCCGGAACTGCCGGCATGTTGTCCGTGATCGGCCGGCGGTCGGCGGCCCTGATCGGCGTCTTCATTTCCGTCACCACGGTACCGGCAGCCGGATATGTCGCGGTGGCGCTGGTGCTGGGTGAGTACCAGAAGGCTGCGGGGTCCGCCCTGCAGCTTCTGCTGAACCTGGTCGGGATCGTCGTGTCGGCCGTGGCGGTGCTGCTGTTCTACCGGGTAATCACCAAGCGCCTGCCACGCGACGCCGCACAGCGGCTGCGGCGGAAGTCGCAACCGCCCCGGCGCTGACCGGCGGGGCCAACGGGCGGGGTCAACGGGCCAACGGGCCAACGGGCCAACGGGCCAACGGGCCAACGGGCCAACGGAAAGGACCGGACCAGCTGACGCTGGTCCGGTCCTTTTTCTTGCACGGTGCCCTAAGGACAGGTCTTAGTGCTGGTGTCCGGCGTGTTCGTCTTCGTCGGCCGGCTTCTCCACCACGAGGGTTTCGGTGGTGAGAACCAGCGCGGCGATGGAGGCCGCGTTACGGAGGGCCGCACGCGTCACCTTGACGGGGTCGATCACGCCTGCGGCGATCAGGTCCTCGTACTCGCCGGTCTTGGCGTTGAAGCCCTGGTTGACCGCGGCTTCGGCGACCTTGGCAACAACGACGTAGCCGTCGAAGCCGGCGTTCTGCGCGATCCAGCGCAGCGGCTGGGTCAGTGCGCGGCGGACGATGCCTACGGCGCCTGCCGCGTCGCCGTCGAGCGCCTGGACGGCCGGATCCTCGTCGAGCGCCTTGAGGGCGTGGATGAGGGCGGAACCGCCGCCGGCCACGATGCCTTCTTCGAGGGCAGCGCGGGTGGAGGACACGGCGTCCTCGATGCGGTGCTTCTTTTCCTTCAGCTCGACCTCAGTGGCAGCGCCGACCTTGATCACGCCGATGCCGCCGGCCAGCTTGGCCAGGCGTTCCTGCAGCTTTTCCTTGTCCCAGTCGGAGTCGGTGCGGGTCAGCTCGGCGCGCAGCTGGGCGACCCGGGCCGCGACGTCCTCGGCGGAGCCGGCGCCGTCGACGATGGTGGTGTTGTCCTTCGTCACGGTGATGCGGCGGGCGGTGCCGAGCACCTCAAGGCCCACGGTGTCCAGGCTGAGGCCCAGTTCCGGGGAGACGACCTGCGCGCCGGTGAGGGTCGCGATGTCCTGCAGCATGGCCTTGCGGCGGTCACCGAAGCCCGGCGCCTTGACGGCGACGACGTTCAGGGTGCCGCGGATGCGGTTGACGATCAGCGTGGAGAGTGCCTCGCCGTCGACGTCCTCGGCGATGATGAAGAGCGGCTTGGAGCTCTGCAGCGCCTTCTCCAGCAGCGGCAGGAATTCCTGGACCGAGGAGATCTTGCCCTGGTTGATCAGGATGAGGGCGTCCTCGAGGACTGCTTCCTGGCGTTCCGCGTCGGTGACGAAGTACGGCGACAGGTAGCCCTTGTCGAACTGCATGCCCTCGGTGAGGACCAGCTCGGTCTGCGTGGTGGAGGATTCCTCGATGGTGATCACACCATCCTTGCCGACCTTGCCGAACGCCTCGGCCAGGAGCTCGCCGACCTCGTCGCTCTGCGCCGAGATGGCGGCCACGTTGGCCACCTGGGTGCCCTCGACCGGGCGGGCGTTCTCGAGCAGGCGGGCGGCGACGGCCTCAACCGAGACCTCGATGCCGCGCTTGATCTGTCCCGGGGCGGCGCCGGCCGCAACGTTGCGCAGGCCTTCCTTGACCAGGGCCTGGGCGAGCACGGTGGCGGTGGTGGTGCCGTCGCCGGCGACGTCGTTGGTCTTGGTGGCGACCTCCTTGGCAAGCTGCGCGCCAAGGTTTTCGTACGGGTCGTCCAGTTCGACTTCACGGGCGATGGTGACGCCGTCGTTGGTGATCGTGGGGGCGCCCCACTTCTTGTCCAGCACGACGTTGCGGCCGCGCGGGCCGAGCGTCACCTTGACCGTGTTGGCGAGCTTATCGATGCCGGCTTCAAGCGACCGGCGGGCAGCGTCGTTAAACGCAAGCTGCTTTGCCATGGTTTTGTCCTTTCAAGACAGAACCCCGCGCAGCCGTTCCGTTCAAAGCGAAGGAGCGGCGGCGCGGGGGTCCAAGAGAGTTACTTTACGACGATCGCCAGAACGTCGCGGGCGGACAGCACGAGGTACTCGACGCCGCCGGTCTTAACTTCGGTTCCGCCGTACTTGGAGTAGATGACAACGTCGCCGACGGCGACGTCGACGGGAACGCGGTTGCCGTTGTCGTCAAAGCGGCCGGGGCCTACTGCAACAACTTCGCCTTCCTGCGGCTTCTCCTGTGCGGAGTCCGGGATAACCAGGCCGGAAGCCGTGGTCTGCTCGGCTTCGAGCGGGCGGACAACAATACGATCCTCAAGAGGCTTAATAGAGACCGACACTCGGACCTCTCCTTTTCGTCAGCAAATTCGTGGACTTTAAAGCTGTGGTGCCATGGCGTACAGACCGTCGTCGCGGTGCCGGCAGCAGCCAGGCCGGTAAAGCTTCAGGTGTTAGCACCCGCCTAGGGAGAGTGCTAATGACGACTCTATGTAAGTAGTTAGCACTCGGTCAAGGCGAGTGCCAGAAATTCGTCCCGGGTGAACATCGGGGGCATGCCCATCTGGCGGCTTGTCAGACGGACATGCCCATCCCGCGGCTTGGCGGACGGACATGCCCATCGGGCGGCTTGGCGGACGGACATGCCGCCCAGGGCGCGGAGCTCGTGTCCATTGTTGGTGCTGAGCGCTGGGCATGCTCATTGCTGGTCCGGTGCAATGGACATTCCGTGCGGGAGCGATGGGCATGCCCATTGTTGGCCGCCCCCGATGGACATATACGCAATATGTCCAGTGTCGGCGGCGAAGGACGGGCATGTCCGGAGTGGGTGGCCCCCATCGGCGCCGTGCCAGGCCCGGGCCACACCAATCCCCGAAGTTGCAGCAGGCCCAGCCGCCCAACGATCCAGCAGGCCAAGCAGGCCAAGCAGGCCCGGGCCAGACAAATTCCCGAGATTGCAACCGGGCCCAGCCGCCCAACGATCCAGCGGGCAAAGCGGGCAAAGCGGGCCCAGCCGCGCAACGATCCAGCGGGCCCAGCCGCCCACGCAGGCCCAGCCGCCCAAGCGGGCAAAGCGGGCCACGCAGGCCCACCCGCCCAAGCGGGCCAACCCAAGAGCGGGTTACTGCCCCGCGAGGTCCTCGTAGTCCCAGTCCTGGCCGTCGTCGTCCTCGTCGACCTGCGCGGAGGTGTTCCGTTCGCGGTAGAGCACAACGCCGCCGGCGAGGGCAGCCAGTGCGCCGAGGACCAGGAAGATGATGCTTCCCACCCGGGCGGCGGCATAGGTGTCGCGGATGGCCCGCGCCTCGTCGGTGGCGTCGGTGACGTCCTTGCCGCCAACGGAATACACGGTGGCGTTGAAGGAGTCGAGGGCGAAGATGATCACCAGCAGTGCCACGCAGACGACGGCCACCACACTGCCCGCAATCAGCGCGGGCCGGGCGAAGCGGACCAGCCCCCGCCGGCCCGGATTCTCCCCGTCTCCCTGCTCCCGGGTGCCTGCCGCGCCGAAGTCCTCTGTGTCCTTGTCGTTCATGCCGTCCAGCCTATCGGTCGCGCCGGGCCTTCCGCGCCTGAACTACGCTTGATTGCATGGCTGAGACTACGCAGGACCAGATCGCCCCGCTTCTCAATCCGGAGGGCTGGGAGCTGCTGGCCTCGCTGGGCCCGTACCGCGAGGAGGAGGCCTTCCGCCTCAACGCCTCGCTCCGGAAGGCCGGCCATTCCCCCGAGCTGGTCTCGGCGGCGCTCACTCAGTCCCGCCTGCGGACCAAGGCGGAGGCCAAGTTTGGCGAATTCGCCCGGCAGATGATCTTCACCCGGGCCGGGCTGGAGCAGGCCACCCGGCTCAACGTCGCGGCACGGCATGCGCAGCGGTTCGCGGAGGCCGGGATTGCGCACGTGGCGGACCTGGGCTGCGGACTGGGTGCGGACGCCATGGCGCTGGCCTCGCTGGACATCCGGGTCACCGCTGTGGAACTCGACGAAACCACGGCCGCCTGCGCCACCATGAACCTGATCCCGTTCCGGAACGCCACCGTGGTCCACGCCGACGCCGTCGCCGTCCCGCTCGACGGGATCGACGGCGTCTGGCTCGACCCGGCCCGCCGCACCACGTCCAGCTCCGGAACGAAACGGCTCTGGGACCCGGAAGATTTCTCCCCGCCACTGTCCTTTGTGGAGTCCCTGGCCGCGACCGGCCGGGCCGTCGGCGTCAAGATGGGCCCGGGCATGCCGCATGCGTCGGTGCCGG
The nucleotide sequence above comes from Arthrobacter sp. KBS0702. Encoded proteins:
- a CDS encoding S8 family peptidase, which encodes MGSASLRKSRVLALSLAALVGTMTFAVSPVLAAPATGPVASENAPAPDVNAGEAYTQFIVSFKKTPGNATPGGRANAWGKAAKQQGVTVKELRSLATGGTLIASDKALSDQAAKDFMDEIAASGAVDAVEPDARMTAVLSPNDPRYSEQWDFTAANGMRIPGAWDVSTGSGSTVAVIDTGITAHPDLDANVLPGYDFVSDATAARDGNGRDANAQDQGDWYAAGECGQTAASNSSWHGTHVAGTIAAVTGNATGVAGVAPNAKILPVRVLAKCGGSLSDIADAIIWASGGTVSGVPANANPAKVINMSLGGSGACGTTYQAAIDAAVSRGTTVVVAAGNSNQDASGFRPANCNSVVTVAASNPSGTLSYYSNYGATVDLTAPGGDTSVSGGGILSTINTGTTTPGGAGYASYQGTSMATPHVAGLVALMKAKSPALTPAQVESTLRQGTRAMPGGCTKGCGAGLSDATATMGLLGGTTPPPSGNLLLNPGFESGSASWTSDHADTFETGTDARTGSGFAGLNGWGQATSYTLDQTISVPSAVAGSSLSFYLKTLTDETTTATAYDTLKVQAISGGVTTTLATYSNLNKSTGYVLKTLDLSSFKGKTVTLRFLGVEDSSLKTYFFVDDTSVTTS
- a CDS encoding ABC transporter ATP-binding protein, producing MSELLPAREPKRKLALRPYARAVAQVLRVSFRASPAAVVMKIVGSLISALLPLVTTYFAALTTTALAAAYAGNAEAGRQAIVYVIITAALGLFWGAFSSVDRYIQQLMSFRVGAIVGDLMYERFLALDFWRYDDKETVDLYDRAKRFSDSYARVLDRIAAIFTQLVSVILAIGALLLVSWWIAVIVLVAIVPSVYLQFKLSREQIAHWNTQVDSRRQRRMIETNLLRPQHIAEMRLYGIVGYLMGLRSRLRDADEKRRLDFQKRYIPKQLAADALQYGAEVVSLIWVVGQIIARAQPVGQFLYVQQIVSRALSTANSLVSSLSSIDEDLANLKDYELFMALPVHSEHAPPLLEAPRTVELRDIRFTYTGSELEVIKGVSLTIRQGQRIAVVGENGAGKSTLIRILAGLYRPDSGQVLLDGVDLAAVDVKSWHRHLAVLSQEFLKYEFATAAENIFFGDVDAPRDDARIRRAAADAEALDFINKLPNGLDNHVSNWMEDPRGRKGSGLSGGQWQRLAMARNFYRDASFMVMDEPTSAIDALAEHRIFTRLFADRSSTIIAISHRLATIEKADIVYMLEDGRIVEEGTHKELVALRGRYFRMFESQLAVDEAEGV
- the guaB gene encoding IMP dehydrogenase, with translation MTQPEHDPFGIVGLTYDDVLLLPGHTNVIPSEADTSSRISKRITVNTPLLSAAMDTVTESRMAIAMARQGGLGVVHRNLSIADQADQVDRVKRSESGMITNPLTIGPEATLAELDEICSHYRVSGLPVVDEGMRLLGIVTNRDTRFVPESDFPIRLVSDVMTKMPLVTGHVGISREEASHKLATNKIEKLPLVDEQGRLKGLITTKDFTKAEQYPLATKDEEGRLRVGAAIGFFGDGWERAMALIDAGVDALFVDTANGHSQGVLDMIRRLKSDPVAAHVDIIGGQAATREGAQALIDAGADGIKVGVGPGSICTTRVVAGVGVPQITAIYESAKAAIPAGVPLIADGGLQYSGDIGKALVAGADTVMLGSLLAGCDESPGDLIFVNGKQFKSYRGMGSLGAMQTRGKNTSYSKDRYFQADVSGDDKLIPEGIEGRVAYRGPLSSVAYQLVGGLRQTMFYTGAPTVTELKARGKFVRITPAGLKESHPHDIQMTVEAPNYGSR
- a CDS encoding acyltransferase family protein — encoded protein: MSNERAAASPAPAPAGSPARRKSGYRPEVQGLRALAVLMVVTYHVWLGRVSGGVDIFLLISAFLMTLSFARKVESGKPLRLLSHWLHLLKRLLPAVVVVVLGVLIGTRTILPASRWPDILDQAWASLLYRQNWLLADTAVDYYAQDHSGASPLQHFWSLSIQGQVFLLWPLVFAGAAVLHRVLERALRRWTNLSGRVGNYRLILALAFGAIFAASLAYSIDQTASNQAYAYFDTRTRLWEFALGSLLALALPHLKPGKALRVILGWAGLAAMLSCGLLLTVDRSFPGFIALWPTLAAAAIIVAGQSGSRFGVDRLLTWRPLVALGDNSYALYLWHWPLLVLTLAGMGLSAPDLMQGLAIVAASVVLAVLTTRFVEKPLRDWHWPQRRAWRTAVVIAACGALLAGPVTVWQSQMMADEAAAAAQPRDLTPGAAALAPENAGKPTPAAKIIPGPAAMKNEWADIDGLCTDANMTSDPLLSGCLQNSKPDQVTKRIVVLGDSHAQQYMAALGPIAKSHGWEVVTLLKGNCRFGGESPERDADCNAFNRASTRYVLEHKPDAVFTVASLTHKDAPYETEVPQYLEGIRPFTDAGMEVVGVRDNPRFTMNMPECVQKKGADAAACNVPLQESLAASSPLDAYRGKVAGLHLMDMSDFICANGTCPAVVGNVYVYKDDNHLTKTYVQSMIPMFEQRLLAATGWK